The genomic segment CTGTTGGAATCTTTTACACAGGATGATTGGTTGAAAATTGCGGAAGAAAGTGATGTTTATGGTTATGCAATCATTCAGCCGGCAGAGAAGTGGATTCCGCATCGTCATTCATTCTCGGAGAAAGAAACAGACAATTCTACTAAGGTGACGAGCGAGGCGCTAGCCCGTTCAGAGCAAACTAATGATGGCAAGTTTCAGCAAGTTATTGACACACCTGATGGGCAGGTCACCATTTCTTTTGAGCCAAAAAAGAAAAAGGTAGAAAACAACTTTGATCGGCAGACCCAACAGCCATTTGGACATGGCTATTTGTCAGTGGAGCAAGCAAATCTGATCCTGAATCATTTGCCAATGGAGATTACCTTTGTCAATAAGGAAGATATTTTCCAGTATTATAATGACAGTGTGCCAGCTGATGAGATGATTTTCAAACGGACGCCGGGTCAAGTGGGGCGCAATGTCGAGCTGTGCCACCCGCCTAAGTTTTTGGAGAAAGTTCGCTTTATTTTTAAGGAATTGCGTGAAGGCAAGCGAGACAAGTTTGTTATGTGGTTCAAGTCGGAATCGCGGGGAAAATTTGTCCATGTGACTTATGCCGCAGTACATGATGAAGCGGGAGAATTTCAGGGGGTGTTGGAATATGTGCAGGATATTCAACCTTTCCGTGAGATAGATGGTGATGTTTATCGTGGTTTGGATTAGAAAGAAGGAACAATGACGTACGAACAGGAATTTTTAAAGGACTTTGAAGCTTGGGTTGAAACTCAAGTTAAGATTAACCAGATGGCGCTCAAGGAAAGTCAAGCTGTCTATGAAGCTGATAAAGATGAGCGAGCAAAGGATGCTGCGATTCGTTATGAAAGCCGGTTAGATGCTTATGAGTTTCTTTTAGGAAAATTTGCTAATTATCGAGCAGGAAAAGGATTTCATGATTTGCCAGACGGGCTTTTTGGTGAGAGAAGTTATTGATTTTCCGTAGGAAACATGATAGAATAAGGTCATTAGAGGTGTTTTGAGTCCCATTTGTCACAGAAAGCGGTGCTGCTGAGAAATCCGCACAAATGTCAAAATTGGTTGCTGATGGTTACAATGAAATAAAGAAAGCTGCGGGTCCTTGGCCCGAAATTGGGTGGTACCGCGGAGTGATTCGTCCCTGTCATGTATGGCAGGGGCGAATTTTTATAAGCGGAATGGGGAGAGAAATTATGATAAATATTTTAGGTCAAATTGAAGATAATAAACTTCCTGATATTGAGACAGAGCGGCTGTATTTGCGCGAACGTCTAGTCTCAGATGCTAAAGAGATTTTTGCTTATGCGAGTTTGGCAGAGGTGACTTGGCCAGCTGGTTTTCCACCTGCAGAAAGTGTGGAAGAAGAGGAAAATTATCTCGAAAACATTATGCCAAAGCGCTGGATTGAGCAAAAAATACCGTCTGGTTATGGTATCTGCTTGAAAGGAACAGATGAAGTCATTGGCTCGATTGATTTTAATAATCGCTATGCTGATGATGTTCTTGAAATGGGCTATTTGCTTCACCCAGATTATTGGGGGCAAGGGATTGTGACAGAAGCTGCGCGTGCGCTGTTGGAAGTTGGATTTACCCTACTCAATCTTCACAAAATCGAAATTGAATGCTATGGATACAACAAAGCAAGCCAGCGTATTGCTGAAAAACTTGGCTTCACCCTCGAATCTCGCATCCGTGACCG from the Streptococcus constellatus subsp. constellatus genome contains:
- a CDS encoding GNAT family N-acetyltransferase, with the protein product MINILGQIEDNKLPDIETERLYLRERLVSDAKEIFAYASLAEVTWPAGFPPAESVEEEENYLENIMPKRWIEQKIPSGYGICLKGTDEVIGSIDFNNRYADDVLEMGYLLHPDYWGQGIVTEAARALLEVGFTLLNLHKIEIECYGYNKASQRIAEKLGFTLESRIRDRKDSQGKRCDDLRYGLLKSEWEC
- a CDS encoding DUF438 domain-containing protein; translation: MVDERIEVLKNILLDLHHGAKAEAVQEEFNKHFTGVSAIEISLMEHELMNSDTGVTFEDVMSLCNIHANLFKGAVRDVEVADTDHSGHPVQIFKQENLALRAALMRVGRLLDTYANSDEEMQEEIRKGLKRQLSLVEQFERHYKRKEELMFPIMESYGHDSPPKVMWGVDDQIRELFKEVKTAAEQLPALDIEEVAEKFRLFATEFEAMIFKEESILLMILLESFTQDDWLKIAEESDVYGYAIIQPAEKWIPHRHSFSEKETDNSTKVTSEALARSEQTNDGKFQQVIDTPDGQVTISFEPKKKKVENNFDRQTQQPFGHGYLSVEQANLILNHLPMEITFVNKEDIFQYYNDSVPADEMIFKRTPGQVGRNVELCHPPKFLEKVRFIFKELREGKRDKFVMWFKSESRGKFVHVTYAAVHDEAGEFQGVLEYVQDIQPFREIDGDVYRGLD
- a CDS encoding DUF1912 family protein, which gives rise to MTYEQEFLKDFEAWVETQVKINQMALKESQAVYEADKDERAKDAAIRYESRLDAYEFLLGKFANYRAGKGFHDLPDGLFGERSY